ACCCGTGGCATTATGCATGGGTCGCCTTGCAGGGCATCGGCGTGCTGGATCAGCTCCGGGCAATCGGGATCACCAGAGAACGCCCCTTCGCCCATTCGGATTCGGTCCCGAAGCTGCATAGCCTGTATACCGGCATCCGGCAGTCCTTCAAGCAATCTGCTTATCCCCGGCTGGAGAGTCTGGAGGCCTCCGGCTGGGTGCGGCTGCTGCTGCACCGGATCGGAGAGGACAACCGGTGTGAATTACCGCCGCATCCCAGCGAAAGGCCGGAGATGATCGACCGGCAGATTGACCAGGCCATCCGCTGGATTACGCTGCAATTCCACCAGCAGCTCAGCATTGATCACATCGCGTCTTCGCTTGGCTATCACCGGGTCCATCTATCCAAGGCCTTCAAGCAGCGGACCGGGATGTCGCCCAAGCAGTATTTGCTCAAAGTAAGAATGGACAAGGCCAAAGAGCTGCTCGCCAGCCCGCTGACCATCGAGCAGGTGGCCTCCTCGGTCGGCTTCAATGATGCCTTGTATTTCTCCAAGCAATTCCGCAAGGCGACGGGGATGCCGCCGAGTGAATACCGGGCCGCACTCAGGAACGGGAATTAGCAAGTGACAAGCCGCAGGGGGAGTAGACAATGATAATGAAGCCGCAAGTGCAAAGAATCCGCGATCTGACATTGGTACGCAGAGGGGAAGGCCGGGTGCTGGTGATCGGCTGTGACTCCAGCGCCAGCATCGGCAACAAGCCGATGGACGCGGTACAGACTCCGCCCGGGATTGCCGGTTACTATGCTGCCAGGGTGGCCGTGATGGAAGTGCTGTCCATAGGGGCGGAAATCCTGACGGTCGTTGATACGCTGGCTGTTGAGAAGGAGCCTACAGGCAATGAGATTATCCGGGGCATTAGCAGGCTGCTGGAGGAAGCCGGACTCACCGCCGCTCATGTGAACGGCAGTACGGAGGACAACTTCGTAACCTGCCAGACCGGTATCGGGATCACCGTCATCGGGGAGGCGGATGAGCAGCAGTTGAAGCTGGGGTGTTCACGGGCAGGCGACTGTATCGTAATGCTGGGCGAGCCGCTCGTCGGCAGCGCCGTGCTGGAGCAGGAGGACAGCCTGTGTACGATCCGCCAGCTCCAGCTTCTGGCCGCTGCTCCTGAGGTCCATGACATTCACCCGGTCGGCTCGAAGGGAGCCGGGTATGAAGCGGAGCTATTGGCTGAGCTGAGCGGATGCCGCTTCCAGCCACTGCCGGAGATCACAGATAAGCTTAAGGCCTCCGGGGGGCCGGCGACAGCGGTGATTTTTGCGGCAGAGGAACGTAGGATTAAAGACCTTCAGTCCAGAGTAGGCGGCAAAATGGAGATTACCGGTTATTTGCGGGCTTGACCGGTCTGCGGAAGGTGAACACCAGCGGCAGCATACAGAAGATCATCGCCGCCGGTTAGCCGGACAGACTAAGCAATTATTTAGGGAAGGCCCGTATGATGCCTTCCTTGCTGGCAAACAATTGGATAAATGTATTTTAATTTTCCGCTTTCTGAACAATGTCAGGAAACAAGTGGAAAAACAGCATCTGCTGCTCACGGATTGGGCTATTTTAGGTAACCTGTGTGTAGTTAAGTGCCTTTTTTCCAACTGTTTCCCCAATGTGCCCCTTACGATCTTAAGCAAGTGGAGGAAATCCAACTGTATTCGAACCAGCAAACGATTCGCTTCAGCAAACGCCAATCCCCAGGCTCATCCGCTATCCAATCACGACGAACAAGCACAATTGACATCATTCAAATTTAAAGTTATTATAGACACTCATAGTCCTTAATCAGGGCGATGCAGATGGATGATGTGGAGCCTATTTTTTGTGTTATTTAAAGACTACGAGAGTCTCTAATATCCGCGAATCGACCTGCCTTCACCCGACACACTCACACATTACACACCAACCACAAGGAGGAATTACAAATGACGAATCTGGAAAATGCAGATGTACCAAATGTAGTTGATTCTGCCCCAACTATTGCAGATGCAGTAATCATCGGCGGAGGACCGGCTGGCCTTAATGCCGCCCTGATGCTGGGCCGCGCACGTAAACAGACGGTGGTTATAGATGCTGCACAGCCGCGTAATGCAGTGACCCGGGAAGCGCATGGCTTCCTGACCCGGGACGGAATTGCTCCGTTCGAGCTCCGGCGGATTGCCATCGAGCAGCTCGCGCCTTATCCCTCAGTCTCTCACATTGAAGATACCGTAATATCCATTGCCGGCGAAGATGGAGCTTTCCTGCTGGAGACTGCCGCAGGACGGAAGATTACCAGCAAGAAGCTGTTGTTCGCCGCAGGCATGAAGGACCGCAGGCTGGACATTCCGGGGCTGGCCGAGGTCTACGGAAAGAGCGCCTTTGTCTGCCCGTACTGCGATGGCTGGGAACTAAGAGACCAGCCGCTGGTGCTCATCAGCAGAGGGGCAGCGCTTATGCATATGGCTCCGCTATTGTCCGGTTGGTCCAAGCGGTTCGCAGTTTGCACGAATGGTCCCGATGAACTCACAGAGGCGGAACGCGAGGAATTACGCGCC
This region of Paenibacillus sp. FSL K6-1096 genomic DNA includes:
- a CDS encoding AraC family transcriptional regulator → MDPEHYEFTLGINLTPEEQELTVLFSGEGKPHPGHSVGPSVHDFYLIHTVIEGKGRFESDTFSAECNAGDTFVIIPGMLFSYKADVDNPWHYAWVALQGIGVLDQLRAIGITRERPFAHSDSVPKLHSLYTGIRQSFKQSAYPRLESLEASGWVRLLLHRIGEDNRCELPPHPSERPEMIDRQIDQAIRWITLQFHQQLSIDHIASSLGYHRVHLSKAFKQRTGMSPKQYLLKVRMDKAKELLASPLTIEQVASSVGFNDALYFSKQFRKATGMPPSEYRAALRNGN
- a CDS encoding NAD(P)/FAD-dependent oxidoreductase, with the protein product MLGRARKQTVVIDAAQPRNAVTREAHGFLTRDGIAPFELRRIAIEQLAPYPSVSHIEDTVISIAGEDGAFLLETAAGRKITSKKLLFAAGMKDRRLDIPGLAEVYGKSAFVCPYCDGWELRDQPLVLISRGAALMHMAPLLSGWSKRFAVCTNGPDELTEAEREELRAHEIPLFDSPIHEIASTEGKVNHVKLTDGTEIPCTGIFFRPELAPGSELPQSLGCQVSEMGILEVGESGQTSVPGIYAAGDAVTMMHQSIAAAASGALAAAALNGELNREAWNSGLHNSSLSSKG
- a CDS encoding AIR synthase related protein, whose product is MIMKPQVQRIRDLTLVRRGEGRVLVIGCDSSASIGNKPMDAVQTPPGIAGYYAARVAVMEVLSIGAEILTVVDTLAVEKEPTGNEIIRGISRLLEEAGLTAAHVNGSTEDNFVTCQTGIGITVIGEADEQQLKLGCSRAGDCIVMLGEPLVGSAVLEQEDSLCTIRQLQLLAAAPEVHDIHPVGSKGAGYEAELLAELSGCRFQPLPEITDKLKASGGPATAVIFAAEERRIKDLQSRVGGKMEITGYLRA